Part of the Chanos chanos chromosome 5, fChaCha1.1, whole genome shotgun sequence genome, GGAAAGGTAAACATAGGCATTAGACACGGAATCTTACTAGTAAgcatttttttccttacctcGACATATGCCGTGGCCAGCGCTGAAGCGCGCGCCGTAATTACACTCTAGTCCTTTGATGTGGTCGCATGGCTCGCTGATGCTACAATCTTCATTAAGCTGCCTTGCGCACACCTTGCAGCAGCCGCATCCGTCCAGCACCTGCGAGACTCCAAGAGGGCACCTGGGTGGTTCTtcaggacacacacattcagacggACATTGTGAGGTAAATACCTGCAAAAAagaccacagaaaaaaacagtgaatcaGCCACACCAGTGAAAACAGTAAACTGTCCCTCTtgtttaacagagaaaaaaacagctattgGACTAACTTTGATAAATATAGCGCATTACAATGTCGAAAAAATTGCAATGTTCAGACGTATTTCGTTTTATATGTGTGAAGGAACACTTACCTCACTGAAAAACCCAAGtgtgaaaaggacaaaaaacagcgtaaacattgtttatgtttaaaGTTGTTTGCTCGTCTTTCAATGAAAACAGAATCCGATTAACTCTCGTGTAGACACAGTTTGGTCTGTTCACTTCTGGAGCTGGTGAAGCCCTTCTAACAACTGTCAGTGTGTCCGTCTCCCTTTATAGTGACGCTAGCTGACGTATGAGTTTGGCTTTAGAGGTGAAGTGTTCTGAAGCTATGTGAGGAATGCATCACAGCGCGTTTTCCAGGCAGACTCacaacccccccacctcccGTTACGTCTCCATTTCAGTCTCCTCTTGACTATTCAAGTGTACATTTCCTACACAAATTCTATCGGGAAAAAGTCTGTAATTCTTcttatgttgtgtatgtgtgtgcttatgtcattgcacttgtgtgtgtgtgtgtgtgtgtgtgtgtgtgtgtgtgtgtgtgtgtgtgtgtgaaataaatgGAGAGGGAGGCACAAAGCTCAGACATTCTTTTTTGGTGAGATAAAGCAAAGTCCTTTATTCATATAGTTAACTCCTGGAGACTGTTCTCCGGTGACTCATAAGTATCCAGCCATGTTTTGTTTCCATTATTCTGAGAGAATTGCACTGCAGGCTCTCTTTACACTGGTTTCACTTGAAATATGTCGCTTTTCTTTACGCACTGCTGTCTTAAAcccagttttttaaaaatgagcttTGAGATCTGGGAAAGATTGGGTGAGTGAGCAGCTGGAATTTTGGACCTTATGAGTTTCAGACAACACAGAATTTTTTGAGTCTGGGACCTGTGAAGACAGACTGAAACGTCTGTGCTTGCTGGAATGTGCTTTAAGGAATAGCCAATAGGAACATTCCATTCAGGCTGCACGGCGTATTAACTATTAGAAATACCTACATCACAGAGCAGTATAAATTACACCAAAAATACTTTCCATCCATCACTCCCCACAGCACTGATTATATGAAACAACAACTTCAAATCAGAGAAGCTTGTCAGAACATGCTGGAAGAAGCTGAATTTTCTTCCAGTACACTGTTATAAAAAAGCAGCTTTACAAGGCATCCCTAACTATATTCAGCACATTTTTAATACACTCTGCTTTGTTAAAGGCATATAATTTTTCATCAGTCATTCatcagacaccccccccctactttatgaaaaaaaaaaatatttaaaaagaaatcatcTTCAGAAAGAAGGCTGGCTCTCTGATGAGTGGTCAACTGTCCAGAGGCCAACTTTAAAGATCTCGTTTAATTAGGGTCATGAATACTACTGCTACATATTTGTCAGTACCTCAGTCAGGACCAGTGATAGAACCAGGTCTGGTTGCTTTGTAATGATTAAGTATAGAAGTAGGGGAGCATAGCGTGTTTACAATCATTTCCACCTCTGTCAGCTCAGTGATAGAATGATCATTCATTTTACCGCTGCCACGCATGTGCAGTCATTCAGCTATTTCTGTCCCTACACTGTATGTTTATCTATAACACAGGGAAAACTTGTATTTGGTTGCTTGGTAACAGTGTGGGTCTATCCTGTAAGATCTATGCTAAGCTTATTTTGTAATAGATTGAATGTATTGGGGATGATCCATAATCCTTTTGACAAGCAACATAGGGATGATATGAGGTGTAAAGCAACGCTAAAGTATGTATGGATTATTTGTCAATGGACATGTCTATGTCATGGAAATTATAGTCATCCACATTTGAGCCATGGCATTGTATTATTAGAATCAGCAAGAAAACACCATATCAGATTCTCACTTTCAAcctcatatatgtgtgtgtttgtttgtttgtttgtttttccccagcATGTTTCAGAGTATTCTGTGAATTCAATGttctattttttaattttgtatacatatgtacatacctatatatatatatatatatatatatatatatatatatatatatatatatattttttttttttttttttttttgatgtgtgcTGCTGCTTCCATTTCCCACTGATGAACGTTCATCATGTTCAGTTACTCTCTGAATGAATAAAAGATTCACATATGTGGCACACATTAGGTATGTCTAGTGTGTCTGAGCACAAATGCAGCTCTTTACGTCACCTCAATGATGTCTTTACCATATTGGCTTCTTTCGCGTGTGAgttcagagcaaaaaaaaaaaaaaaacattcagtctgtctgggGTCTCCACACTGCTTACGCAAACTTAGAAATCTCAGTCAAGTTCCCAGgtcactctctgctctgagcCGTTAGTTAatctgtgatgttgtgtgtcCAGACACTGAAAGCAGTGGTTCTCCTGTCCTGGGGTCCCACAAGACAGCGCATTTTTGCACCAGCCCAGCGCAATCACACTCCATTTAACTTATTTGCTGATTTGACCAAACCCTTAGGTCCTTGAACCCAAAGAAAACCAGCTTTAACGTGTCTGCTAAATGCTGCCTTGCTCAAGATCTGAACAGTTATCCTGTGAAAATACAAGATCAAtgaaggtttttattttttgttacaATTCCTCTTTCATCTTCAGTGATTCATCATGGCTGCTGTCTCGACATGCACAAGCCAGAAACTTTTCCAGACGCTGAGAATTTGGTGAGACAGACTATGCCAAGTGCAACATGGTCTGGGAAATTTTCTCCATGAGTATCTTGTATGTACAGGTGTTTAGGTTGAGTGAACCCTGATCTCTCCTCTGAGAACCTGTGATGAACATCCTGTAGAGTCGGTTATTCTATATCTATCCATGgaatgtgctgttttgtttttttttcctttctcaccTCTCCATCCGCTTTGGAATGTTGGTCTGTGTCATCTGCTACATAAAAGTAGAGAGACTGTTTATCGCTTGTGAGAGAAATTTCCTGTTTGACAAAGACTGGAAATTGGTAGCCTTACACGCCAGAACATTTGTGTGACCGGTACTCGCGATTCAAACGTTCCAGTGCTCCATGAGTTCTCGTTACCCAATTCTGAGCCTTCTTCTCCGACTTGGTAAATGAGAAATCTTTCTAGAAGAGCCCTATGCAGATTTGCTGGTGGTGCAATGTAGCCATCATTAGGACCTTCCGTCCCAATACATTTTACGCCTGCAGAATGACACCACACAATAGAAATTGACTTAAACAGACTATTGGTGCCagagaagacacacaaacagaactgaacagggcTCATCTGGAATGGAAAGCAGCAGAGCAGGTGCATCCTCACGATCAGATTCGAAAACATGCTTGAATAGAAGTAAACACATTGAATGACTCTCTATAGCCGAACTGACATCCAtcagtctgtgacagtgtttggttttgtaaCACTAAATTGGAAAAAACAGATCTGATGTGAGAGAGTTCATCTGTTACCTAACCAGTGTTTTTATGACTTCCATCATCTCACTCCATAATAGCCCTGAGAGGAGAAACGCCAAATGCCATAAAAAACAGAGTCCAAATCCGAGTGCTTCACACTTCACCCCTTCCCCAAAGAGACCCCACAAAATATGAATCAACAGATTCATCTAGCCTTACATCATCGCACAGTCATGCTGTGTGGATGACAGCACAAATTTCAAAGTCTTAAGCTCATTTTCATTGGGTCTTTTCTCTATTTATAATTACCACTTCATAATTACCATGTGCACTACTGCTCACAGTCCGCACTGCAAAGTTCTAAttccatcatcatcctcatcaacATTATCATCAGAAACCAAAGTGGAGTCTGAGGCACTTATGACTCAAACGTATCACTTTTTTTGCTGTCCACTGAGAGAAAGGgccaaacacatgcacaggtGCTTGAGTACGCTGTTGTTTTTCCACTGTTATGAAACTTCCTCTGCAAAATGTGAGGAATTGCCAATCCTTGCCCAGGATTTCAAAGCtaatgctttcatttttttttttataagataGTTTTACAGCCACGTTTTTAAAAGCCTGATTCAAAGATCTGGAGTGAGTATTTGAGAATGAACAATGCCTTTTAACTATTTCAAATTTGGAAGCTGTCATGGCAGTGTGTTATCACCTTAACAAGTTCTGGACCAAACATAAAACATCTAAAAGACAAATTGTTCTTTTGAGCAGGTGACTGAGGTCATTTGAAGGGGAAAACACTGAGCTCCCAGTAAAGCCCTTGGAAACATAGTGGTGAGCACACCATACTActcaaacaagcagaaacacgcTTCAGCCAAAAGTGCTGAAGGCACACACCACCATCCTCAgtctttcatctttcttttctttttttttttttaatgtcagggTACACAAGAAGGCCTAAGTTTTTTATGTGAATAGGGTACAAGCTGTGCCATTTTGGAATGttgctttcctctctgtctctctctctctctctctctctctctctctctcccccttgctCTCGTTTCATATGACACACGCCAAAATATCCTGAATGCTGTTggtttctctttgtttccacACAGGACCTGTGAAGTAGTGGTATGAGATATGTGTAAAGCATTTTGGGCGGGTTAGCTGACTTCCCTTTTCGAGATTCTCAGCTACACAAACAACAGAGGAAGTCCCTCCGTGTGGTGCTGCAGTACCATGGCAACACCTATTTTGCAGAAGCAACACAATGCGTCGCTTCATGCATTGGTTATATATTTCCCAGCGGACTGCTGAAAAGTACAATTTGTCTGAGGAAATAATAGGATCATTTTTACAATGAGAATAGAACTTAACATCTCAATATACCAGttagtactgtactgtataaCAAtacaagagacaaaaaaagatcttttattttccttgtCAAATGACAGCATTTGCTTAAAAACCATGATGAGTTTAATGAATGGCTTGTTGTTTCTtttaacacatgcacaaaggCCCCAGTTTATGCTTCCATGACAAATAGagcatatacagacacacaccttagATCACTGCAGATCGTCAGCACAGCATGACATCAATAACTGCATTATCCAAAGCTAGTCCTTCCAGAACATACTCCTGTAACACATAACTCAGCTATTCAGTGTTTAAAaggatgaaaacatgaaaatgccgaaaagttttttgtttttttttcctacagcCAATCTGGCACCACAGGTCTCTGAATAAGCCCTGAAATGCTAAAGGGTTACAGTCCAGTAATCTGCAGAGGTTTAACAGTCCTGCAAACATATTGGAGCAGAAAATGATTTACTCTATTTTTAGCCAGGCTGACTTAGAGATTGTCGCTGGTCTTTAGTGTGGAAATTCTTGTGTGTCAGCTGCACCTGTCTGTGGAGGATGGAACAGGTGGGAtattcctgtctttctctctccgggTACATGGCATTCATAACAATGGTATTAATGTAGTCTGAGGGATTTTAAAAACCATTGACAGATTAGCTTCATCGCCTAACCATTCGCTGTGAAAGCATTCGCTGGGGAATTTCCCCAAAGCAAGATGTTCTGCTATTGCCAAGGCTgaacaacacaacactccacCAGTTATAGCCGATAATCCCCCCTAACAGTTAGTAAAGGTCTTTGATATAGGAGATCATAAATTAGAGGGgtataaacaaatatttttagagAGAACAGTTTTGGAACTAAATACTGAATTGTATGATAAGTACATGTTATTGCAGTCAGAAGTTATTGTTCTGCACTATAAGAGAAGAACACAAATCATTTCTTTCAAATGATTTGTGTCTTAGAAGGacaacatgtacacacatatatgtctCATAGAAAACTGTATATTGAGTGAAAACACGAAAAAGTTTAAAGACACAATGAAAGAAGATGCAATCCCCTAGCATCTTGACCTGTGTACTAAATAAGACATAGTTTTCTATATGCGCTATATTTCCAGGGACTTTAACATGAGGCTCATTCTAATCATTGGAGGGGGAATTTCTTTGATACATTTTTcaccaaaaggaaaaatgaactATTATATATGTCACTTGTGTATTTATCCTCGCATTCCATAGTGCATCTGTATTCCTCTTTACATGCAGATATAATATCCTTATATGGAAATTCCATGTTAGACTTTGGGAAGAGGAAATGACACTGTTGGTTGCAACGCCCCTCGTGGaaagctttctgtttctctgatgcTCTGATCCTGCTTCTAAAGAATGGTTTCCGTGGAAAAAGAACAATGTCCTCTCACTAATGTTATCATTAAATAGAGCCAAAACACATTCTGATGTATACCAGCTGCTGTGGTTAGACCATTCAGCTTAACCTCTTTAGTGAACACAACACTATGAATCCTGACATAGtcagtgttttcctctgtgctctGCTTTCCCTCTACCTGTGCAGACTGTGAGCACTGAATTTATATTATACAGTGTTCATTTGTTACAGCATGCGTCCAATAGAATATTCCATACCACACGTTTGATGCAAACTAGTCACCCGATTCCAAAAGCCTTATTCAGTTGATTCTACCAAGCACTGGGCTGGGCTGCTCAAAAGTAGAATTTTTtcagacaaaaataataaaattggTCAAAGAGTAAGTATTAATTGATTAACTTAAATTTGGCAGTTAATGGTAGTTAAATTTATTTTAAGTGAATGGACCTGCTGCTGATCAGACCTATGGTGAAGGAGTTattagttttaatgttttaacaaGTTCactaaaacatggaaaaactgTTACCCTTCAAAACAAACCCTACAGAAGATCAAACATATCCTCAAACAGACATCTATTTATGATTTACTTGCACTgctgtaaaatattaaaatattccaTAACCtcaagagaaacaaagactgaaacatgaaagaacAGATGGATTCTAGCATTATATATAATATCTCTGATACTGTATTTACAGTGCTGTAAAACATCATTGTAAGCATTGTAAAAAGATCTTACGACCGGGCACTTTTCCCTATCATTGTTCCCCGTAAGTATGTTGTCGTATTTCGTTTCCAATCTGTATTGGTGATCCTGAGTCAATAAAAGATATATTGTTTTTGTCTGGATTGTTGTCCTGATTCCAAAACACTGTCGGGGGAAATAGTGCCAGGCTAATCAATTGGACTAGATGCCGTTATAAATTAACGCTCCACTCTGGCGGAGCGTTCTCGGCGTAACGTACAACAGCTCCATCTTCAGGACAATACGTGAAGTGCTTATCGAACTTTTACAATAATATGTAAATTGTTACTCCCTTTGCTGCTTTCCTCGGCCCAGAAAACGTGTAGTATCGACGATCGCTGTTTCCCCACTAGCTTCTAAGTAACGTAACCAGGGCCaacctgtgttttgttgtttagtATTAGAAATGTGTCACACCCCAAACCACAGTGATAGGCAACCCTCAGTTTGTGTCATCGTTCGGCCTACTGACTAAGCGAAGTTCTCATTCCAAGTAGTAATTCGATGCACTTTacttaataattaaataaataaactaaaacataaaataaagcaTGCGATGCCCCAGAGTATTTAATTAATTAGAATGGGAGACGCGATATGGCCAGACGTAATATTTTAATCACTGGTTTGACCTCTTAAAGAATTTCAGAACCTGTTAAATGCGATAGTCATGCTCTACAATTGCATGCATGCAGGAAATCCACGAAAACCACTTCTCAAAAACTGGTTCAAGTGATCGAATACATTTCTGCGTACTTTTGTGGATTCACATGTATGTAAATAGAGAGTGGTCTCTGAAAACGAAGTTACAGTTTCAATGGACATATTTCCCTCATCATGAAGTTAAATTGCCCAATGTTATTCGGAGTACCCATTGTGTAGGCTATATGACGTATGTTAAATAAGGAAGTCGGCTCTCCCAGTAGTTTCCCTGCTCTGAGTCGACTATACCGATGACTAATTATAACGAGGCATTGTCGCCCACCGATAACCAAGCCTGTGGCCAGCGGAGTTTATACTGAAGTAGGAAAACGAGGGGTTCAAGCGCAGGTGGCACATGAATTTTTTATTCTGGTATTCTGGATTGTTGACCGTTTTATTTCTTGAGCATTTTCGTTTTGGTTTAGAAGAGGACCCGGAAGAGGTGGTTTAGATTGGTTTAGATAGGGTCAAGAGAATGGATGTTTCTCACCTGACGGAGGACGAAATGGCCGAGATAAAGAAGGAAGTAAGTACTACATGAAGAGTCAACGTGTAAAAAGGGGTAAAGTAAAGGCGAGTCGACACACACTGCCTTTATGTCAAGTAAAACATGCTTTAGGAGAGCCTACTAGAGGCTACGCAAATTCAAAGGCGAGACTATGTGGAAGTGAAAGTCGACTGCCTTTTTTAACAATTTGAACAGTAACCGAACTCTTCTGGGAAGTCGTGCTGATGGCACAGTGTTATTCAGAAGTCAGTTACCGGCAAACTTCGAAAACTTCTCGCAGAAATATATTTGCACCTCAAACAGCCTTTAATAAGTTAACTAAAACTGACGTATATTGCACGCTACCTCCCCCGAGCGTTGTATTTACATAATCGATAATTATCATAAATTTTGTGTATGACTGGTTGCCAAACTTAGAACAGCTTGACTTCTGTATTAGCAGCGTATTGGCACAGACagaatgtcttttttcataAGTTATCTGGCTGTAACTGTGGAGGAATATTGAATCTGTGTTGAAGTGATTTGCCATTCCCGAATctaaaaaaaaggttcattaTTCACTAAGGAATGAACGTTTGGCCTAAATCAACATAAAACGCTTTGTGACCCACATGGTGTAAGACACGACCCATTGCAGTATCTAACATCTAgtttttttctgattcttttAGGTCCTTGAAAGGTTACGCCCCTACCTCTGCGATAAAATAATTGCCGACCGCCACTTCGACTACCTGCGCTCACGGAAGATCCTGACGCGCGAGGACACTGAGGAAATCAGCTGCAGAAGCACGCAGAGGAAACGCACGGGCAAACTATTAGACTACCTGGCCGAAAACCCCCGTGGACTAGACACACTCATCGAATCCATCCAACGTGGCCGCTCACTCAACTTCATTATCGCCAAAATTACAGATGAAGTGCAGCGCGTGAAAAACGAAAGGCTCGAGGCTTTGAGAGGTGAGTCGTGTCATTCATGAACATTGGTTTTCCATTGtattttatcattgtttttcattgtacTTCACTGCACTTTTCCATAATTTACGAATTTTCTACGCCCATTGGGTCTTTAATACAAAGCAGAATATGGTTCTTGGTTCCCGTGAAATACACAGGTTCACGATGACAGTGTCATGTCCTTGGGacgttgtttgttgttttattttgttgcatTAGGGGCTTCCAGCTTGAGCTGCCAGAAAAAACAATACCCATCTTCAGCCACCAATGACCTTTCCAGGTCAGACTCCTATGACTCCAACTACGACAAATGTTCCACTGTCCTGTTCCACCCAGAGGGAGAAGGAAGCCCCTCCACATCGGTGGCCCCAGGCTCACTCAACTTGCACTGTGGCGCTCCTGGAAGCATGGCAGCCGTATCCTCCACTACTTCATCGTCTCTCCCCAAGCCCGGTGATCCGGGAGCACCTGCCTTGCCGGAAGAGTTGGAAGCAGAGGACCAGGATTCAGATGCCATGGCGTGTGGAAGCACCGCAAGTGGAGGGGATGCCAACTTCCAGCCACTGCGTTCACGATCCTTAACCCCAGCCTCAATGCCGCACAACCTCTCCCCTCGTTCACCAATGTATCAACATTGAAATACCTCCCATCCAAAAAAATCGCTGGAAAGGTTTTTCACAGTAAGAGTGAATGTTCGGAGgagtcaaacaaacactttttcacCAAATGAAACAGTAGCTGGGCAATTTTTG contains:
- the bcl10 gene encoding B-cell lymphoma/leukemia 10, producing the protein MDVSHLTEDEMAEIKKEVLERLRPYLCDKIIADRHFDYLRSRKILTREDTEEISCRSTQRKRTGKLLDYLAENPRGLDTLIESIQRGRSLNFIIAKITDEVQRVKNERLEALRGASSLSCQKKQYPSSATNDLSRSDSYDSNYDKCSTVLFHPEGEGSPSTSVAPGSLNLHCGAPGSMAAVSSTTSSSLPKPGDPGAPALPEELEAEDQDSDAMACGSTASGGDANFQPLRSRSLTPASMPHNLSPRSPMYQH